In Zobellia roscoffensis, the following are encoded in one genomic region:
- a CDS encoding hybrid sensor histidine kinase/response regulator transcription factor, with protein sequence MIRLLFSFISKCKFTISFILLCVFLGYLGQAQNSAYEVGNLNDQNIITNNVVSSICKDSLGFIWVGKMDGLYKYTGYDADVYSASSNNEIGLSNPWVTDIIGDGNILTIGTKRGVNFLNTKTGRFRYLFPTDTNSELSNDITSLHKTPNGELLVGTANGLVKTQLDSTLVVDEVSFYINGIKTGQVLVKGMLESPQGILLNTSRGLFLLMEDSKKANRLTVKTENQELSIFYSIYITPDKNILISSERGFFSVHLNTGIDKVVRVRPINEQYENWPQCKAANVILEDSNGVIWIGTEGEGLFSYHRKTKQWQNFKYEINKKNVLKNDFIRALYEDESGMIVAGSDAGINTLVAKDGKFNLIDHLTCQRGNEDVSNVHSILKDDSQRLWIGTKGNGLFVKENELAINIHPEENGRFGHIRSIVQVKNSSIWVGTQKGIYIVRKSDIDTQELVSYFNTEKPSLLPNEEVYHVLEDNVGNIWISTLNGLYIYTAQNNLKKITNTNVQTILDKKVIYSMFLDSQQRLWFGTLNGSVVFLELKDYDNPYLFSQYLGKSLNFQRIRVASDYEKYFENYAVYSLSEIGDGSIMAGTNFGICKIDIVKKQIAPFVSQGDLSTATNLANSYVYGLIYNKSHNQLWASSNNGLFSFDFEKGLIENFGVKDGLQSLEFNGNAIHKDAMGNLYFGGANGLNIYNPTVKFSKSTFEPNVVLTKLYINGELLNNNLDNKMLDSDIAYTKSLTLSSKQNTLGFEFTSLHLPHPLSNSFKCKLVGVDDDWIQLRNKRSINYGNLPKGNYSFLLLATNNDGIWTETPLKLNIEILPAWYNTWYMISLWVLCVLLIAFSFIRILMKNHNKNNALRIKEIEQDNLEQLYESKLVFFTNLSHELRTPLSLIVDPIKSLIGQKEIYNLNTELFNILNNNVDRLRRLIDQIMDFRKYEYGKMELKIVQSDISETLNTITDSFLYRSNQKNIKFKVRLPKEDLVMFYDEDKIEKIVYNILSNAFKATPNEGKIVLTLREFDAKKISKLRKYKLICGGVDLKKLNNHIYIKVVDNGVGISEKNLENVFTRFYQDDSLNSGTGIGLYMVKQLTELHFGTILLKSRKNKGTSFVIILPKNDDLYEGLVVTSKTNSFQMAKDFKETTVNIPLENILIHPESLKPYSVAIIEDNDELRIYLKSILSEFYNVYTANNGREGLALLKEEVPDLVVSDIMMPEIDGLELCRQVKNNFDTSHIPVILLTAKSFDNQKVDGLKSGADVYLTKPFNREILLANIENLIRGREKLRLIFQNEKKLQPSKITVSSMDEELLLKLNKYIEDHIQDYDLTLESMASEIGVSRAQMFRKMKALTGLTPNNFIKSIRLKYAVELLESNKFQISEIAYLCGFKEPSYFSRCFKEAYGCSPKEYGK encoded by the coding sequence ATGATTAGATTATTATTTAGCTTTATTTCTAAATGTAAGTTCACGATAAGTTTTATTCTTCTCTGTGTGTTCCTAGGCTATTTGGGTCAGGCTCAAAACTCAGCTTATGAAGTTGGGAATTTAAATGATCAGAACATAATCACTAACAATGTTGTTTCTTCTATCTGTAAAGATAGCCTAGGCTTTATTTGGGTAGGTAAGATGGATGGCCTTTATAAATATACAGGTTACGATGCCGATGTATATTCTGCTTCTTCAAACAATGAAATTGGCTTAAGTAACCCATGGGTTACCGATATAATAGGTGATGGTAATATTCTAACTATTGGAACCAAAAGAGGGGTTAACTTTCTGAATACTAAAACAGGTAGGTTTCGTTACTTATTTCCTACAGATACAAATTCCGAACTTAGTAATGATATTACTTCCCTTCACAAAACACCTAATGGAGAATTGTTGGTAGGCACCGCCAACGGCCTCGTCAAAACTCAGTTGGATTCAACCTTAGTAGTTGATGAGGTGTCTTTCTATATCAACGGAATAAAGACTGGGCAGGTTTTAGTAAAGGGCATGTTAGAATCTCCTCAAGGAATTTTACTAAATACAAGTAGGGGGCTTTTTCTATTAATGGAGGATAGTAAAAAAGCAAACCGATTGACCGTAAAGACCGAAAATCAAGAATTGAGTATTTTTTATTCAATTTACATAACGCCGGACAAGAATATTTTAATCTCTTCGGAAAGAGGCTTCTTCAGTGTTCATTTGAATACGGGTATTGATAAAGTTGTTAGAGTTAGGCCAATTAATGAGCAATATGAGAATTGGCCTCAATGTAAAGCGGCAAATGTTATTCTTGAAGATTCCAATGGAGTTATTTGGATAGGAACTGAAGGTGAAGGGCTATTTTCCTATCATAGAAAAACAAAACAATGGCAAAATTTCAAATATGAAATAAATAAGAAAAACGTTCTGAAAAACGATTTCATAAGAGCTCTATATGAAGATGAATCCGGAATGATAGTCGCAGGAAGTGATGCTGGTATAAATACACTTGTGGCTAAGGATGGGAAATTTAATTTAATTGACCATTTAACCTGTCAAAGAGGAAATGAAGACGTGTCAAACGTTCATTCCATTCTAAAAGATGATAGTCAAAGGCTCTGGATTGGAACCAAAGGGAATGGTCTTTTTGTTAAAGAAAATGAGCTTGCGATAAATATACACCCAGAGGAGAACGGTAGATTTGGACATATACGTTCTATTGTACAAGTAAAAAACTCTAGTATTTGGGTAGGTACGCAGAAAGGCATTTATATCGTAAGGAAAAGTGACATTGATACACAAGAACTTGTAAGCTATTTTAATACTGAAAAACCGTCTTTACTTCCTAATGAGGAAGTATACCATGTTTTAGAAGATAATGTGGGTAATATATGGATAAGTACCTTGAACGGTCTTTATATATATACAGCTCAAAATAATCTTAAGAAAATAACCAACACTAATGTCCAGACCATTTTAGACAAAAAAGTAATTTATTCAATGTTTTTGGATAGTCAGCAAAGACTATGGTTTGGAACCCTAAATGGAAGTGTCGTCTTTTTAGAACTTAAAGATTATGATAACCCATATTTGTTTTCACAATATTTAGGAAAGTCATTAAACTTTCAGAGAATTAGGGTTGCCTCAGATTATGAGAAATATTTTGAAAACTATGCTGTTTATTCACTCTCTGAAATTGGAGATGGGAGTATTATGGCCGGAACGAACTTTGGGATATGTAAAATTGATATTGTAAAAAAGCAAATAGCACCATTCGTTTCTCAAGGTGACTTAAGCACCGCAACTAATTTAGCAAACAGTTATGTATACGGACTCATATACAATAAATCACACAACCAATTATGGGCCAGTTCAAATAACGGATTGTTTTCCTTTGATTTTGAGAAGGGTCTAATTGAGAATTTTGGTGTTAAGGATGGTTTACAATCTTTAGAATTTAATGGAAATGCTATACATAAAGACGCTATGGGAAACCTTTATTTTGGAGGTGCCAATGGTCTAAACATATATAACCCTACGGTAAAGTTTAGTAAGAGCACATTTGAACCTAATGTGGTTTTGACAAAACTCTATATTAACGGGGAATTGCTAAATAATAATTTAGACAATAAAATGTTGGATAGTGATATAGCTTACACTAAATCGCTTACATTGTCTTCTAAACAAAATACTTTAGGTTTTGAGTTTACCTCATTGCATTTGCCGCACCCTTTGAGCAATAGCTTTAAATGTAAACTGGTAGGTGTTGATGACGATTGGATTCAGCTAAGGAATAAAAGGTCTATTAATTATGGTAATCTCCCAAAAGGTAATTATAGCTTTTTACTTTTAGCGACTAATAATGATGGTATTTGGACAGAGACTCCTCTAAAATTAAATATTGAAATTTTACCGGCATGGTATAATACATGGTACATGATATCTCTATGGGTTTTATGTGTTCTGCTCATTGCGTTTTCATTCATTCGTATTTTGATGAAAAACCACAATAAGAACAACGCTCTGAGAATTAAGGAAATTGAGCAAGATAACTTGGAACAACTGTATGAATCAAAGTTAGTTTTCTTTACAAACTTATCTCATGAGTTACGAACTCCGTTATCGTTAATCGTAGATCCCATTAAAAGTCTCATAGGTCAAAAAGAAATATATAATCTAAATACGGAGTTATTCAATATTTTGAATAATAATGTAGATCGTCTTAGAAGGCTTATTGACCAGATTATGGATTTTAGGAAGTACGAGTATGGTAAGATGGAACTGAAAATTGTTCAATCTGATATCTCGGAAACACTAAATACAATTACCGATTCGTTTTTGTATCGATCTAACCAGAAGAATATAAAATTTAAGGTCCGTCTACCCAAAGAGGATTTGGTTATGTTCTATGATGAAGATAAAATAGAAAAAATTGTATATAATATTTTATCAAATGCATTTAAGGCTACACCTAATGAGGGTAAAATTGTGCTTACACTAAGGGAATTTGACGCTAAGAAGATTTCGAAGTTAAGAAAGTACAAATTGATATGTGGTGGTGTCGATTTAAAAAAATTGAACAACCACATATATATAAAGGTAGTTGACAATGGTGTAGGTATTTCGGAAAAGAATTTAGAGAATGTTTTTACCCGTTTTTATCAAGACGATTCTTTGAATTCAGGAACAGGAATTGGATTATATATGGTAAAACAGTTAACTGAATTGCATTTTGGAACAATCCTTTTGAAAAGTAGGAAAAACAAGGGCACCTCATTTGTTATAATCTTACCAAAGAATGATGATTTGTATGAAGGCTTAGTTGTGACTTCTAAGACCAATTCATTTCAAATGGCGAAAGATTTTAAAGAAACTACCGTAAATATTCCTTTGGAAAATATACTAATACATCCCGAAAGCCTCAAGCCATATAGTGTTGCAATTATTGAAGATAATGATGAATTGAGAATATACCTTAAGAGTATTCTTTCTGAATTTTACAATGTTTATACAGCTAATAATGGTAGGGAAGGTTTGGCGCTGTTAAAAGAGGAGGTTCCCGATCTTGTAGTAAGCGATATTATGATGCCAGAAATTGACGGACTTGAATTGTGCCGTCAGGTGAAAAATAATTTTGATACTAGTCATATACCAGTAATTCTACTAACAGCTAAGTCTTTTGACAATCAAAAGGTAGATGGTTTAAAGTCGGGAGCGGATGTATACTTAACTAAGCCGTTCAACAGAGAAATTTTGCTAGCGAATATTGAAAACCTAATCAGAGGAAGAGAAAAACTACGTCTGATTTTTCAGAACGAGAAAAAACTTCAGCCTTCAAAAATAACGGTTAGCTCTATGGACGAAGAGCTGCTTCTTAAACTGAATAAGTACATTGAAGATCACATACAAGATTATGACCTGACTTTAGAGTCTATGGCGTCTGAAATAGGAGTTAGCCGTGCTCAAATGTTCAGAAAAATGAAAGCATTGACAGGTTTGACCCCTAATAATTTTATAAAATCTATACGGCTGAAATATGCAGTTGAATTATTGGAGTCAAATAAATTCCAAATATCTGAAATCGCATATTTATGTGGGTTTAAAGAACCGAGTTATTTTTCCCGTTGTTTTAAAGAGGCCTATGGTTGTTCTCCCAAGGAATACGGCAAATAA
- a CDS encoding SusC/RagA family TonB-linked outer membrane protein: MKKRKTKNRLLLVLLFCQLVFTSVTMAQEGNQQKIEVSGIVTDEYDMPMPYVNVYIQGTQAGTLTDLDGRYALKAEENQVIVFSYIGYSALEQPVPSDGFLSVSLEPDTSELSEVVVTALGIKKEKKAIGYAVDAISADEINSTGEPNVLLNLSAKAPGVQVSGSANGVDGSPRVLIRGVTSLSSDNQPLYVLDGLPLLSNRSLSESLFTSSSGSSDLGNPLSDINPNDIENISILKGASATALYGARGANGVIMITTKKGKSGQKGWGASISTSTTFQSALILPEPQLRYGQGNNGEYSYVDGNGAGVNETDTRLWGPEYNGQPISQWDSETGGAVVKPWQPYGANNLDNFFETGHTYQQNLSLTHVTETSNARFSLGHQDIKGITPNTGLERITGSFNSTFKLGEKLSLNFVATGSTMDSDNRSSYGFGNGGMWQALFIPTNIDIRDLRDYKDEFGNKTSFYQNGPNPYWDLYENVNPVTRTRFSFNVGLEYALADGLSLQANLFQDTNTTEYERIVAKHLFNTGSYQEGLDLNKEINADVRLNLNRDIYKDLNFNLMVGAANRNEKSNSKFASTDGGLLVTGIYNLGNSAKPATVNNRTSEKEVSSVFSSVEFNFKDYLYATLTGRNDWSSTLPKDDWSFFYPSASTSFIFTDAFNIKNKILTYGKLRGSWAKVGNDTQPYALDRFITRSSNAFNGQPVGGIDNVIPATTLVPEESTSFEVGGELYLFDSKVKLDVAYYKNESSNQLIRVENAWERGARFAFINAGTITNKGIEVKLDITPFETKDFRWDVNMNWSRNRGTVSGFPEDLVDFKHIAAWFGPEIRATNGEPYGHIVGFEYFRDTQDALANVPNMADDFNNFGYTAEDNIYGTGQILTKDGFPMHNQWRGTRDLGVSAPLDWTAGIRNSFRYKNFNLNFLFDLRYGGKIISTTYQYMSLNGLNPESAGDNINGVAVRESTEDNGGFIFEGIDVETGEPNTTAISTQDLYANFNYPTSALMRDATNIKLKELSIGYRLDRKVTKKLGLADVNISLVGRNLWLIKNNLDGIDTETANMGSLNNGSGFETGSLPNTKSFGMNFSVSF, encoded by the coding sequence ATGAAAAAAAGAAAAACCAAAAACCGATTATTGTTGGTGCTATTATTTTGTCAACTCGTTTTTACGTCAGTAACGATGGCTCAAGAAGGAAATCAACAAAAAATAGAAGTATCAGGTATTGTAACGGACGAATATGATATGCCAATGCCCTATGTTAATGTGTACATACAAGGGACTCAGGCTGGGACATTGACGGACCTTGATGGAAGGTATGCATTGAAGGCTGAAGAGAATCAAGTCATAGTGTTCTCTTATATAGGATACAGTGCTCTTGAACAGCCTGTGCCAAGTGATGGATTCTTGTCCGTTTCGTTAGAGCCGGATACCAGTGAATTGTCTGAAGTTGTAGTGACGGCTCTTGGTATTAAAAAGGAGAAAAAAGCAATTGGGTATGCTGTGGATGCCATATCTGCTGATGAAATAAATTCTACAGGAGAGCCCAATGTATTATTGAATCTATCTGCAAAGGCTCCAGGTGTACAAGTTTCCGGTTCAGCTAACGGTGTAGACGGTTCCCCAAGAGTGTTGATTAGAGGTGTCACATCTTTATCTTCCGATAATCAGCCGCTTTATGTGCTTGATGGTTTGCCCTTACTAAGCAATAGGTCTCTTTCTGAAAGTTTGTTTACTTCATCTAGTGGATCATCAGATTTAGGGAATCCATTGTCGGATATAAATCCAAATGATATTGAGAATATCAGTATTCTTAAAGGAGCGAGTGCAACCGCTTTATATGGTGCAAGAGGCGCCAATGGTGTAATAATGATTACTACTAAAAAGGGTAAATCTGGCCAAAAAGGCTGGGGAGCAAGTATAAGCACTTCCACAACTTTTCAGTCTGCTTTAATTTTGCCTGAGCCACAATTGAGATATGGGCAGGGTAATAACGGAGAGTATTCGTATGTAGACGGAAACGGAGCTGGGGTTAATGAAACAGATACTAGGTTATGGGGCCCAGAATACAATGGGCAACCCATATCTCAATGGGACTCGGAAACGGGTGGGGCTGTAGTTAAGCCTTGGCAACCTTATGGAGCCAATAATTTGGATAATTTTTTCGAGACAGGCCATACCTACCAACAAAACCTTTCATTGACCCACGTAACCGAAACATCTAACGCGCGTTTTTCTCTTGGACATCAGGATATTAAAGGTATTACACCTAATACCGGGTTGGAGCGTATTACCGGAAGTTTTAACTCAACATTTAAGCTGGGAGAGAAACTGAGCCTAAATTTCGTTGCCACAGGTTCTACCATGGATAGTGATAATAGATCTAGCTATGGCTTTGGAAATGGAGGTATGTGGCAAGCTCTTTTTATACCTACAAATATAGATATTAGAGATTTGAGGGATTACAAGGATGAGTTTGGTAATAAAACGAGTTTTTATCAAAACGGACCAAATCCGTATTGGGATCTCTATGAAAATGTCAATCCCGTTACACGTACCCGTTTTAGTTTTAACGTAGGCCTTGAGTACGCACTTGCAGACGGGTTGTCGCTACAAGCAAATCTTTTTCAGGATACCAACACCACAGAATATGAAAGAATCGTAGCTAAACATTTGTTCAATACAGGCAGTTATCAAGAAGGGCTTGATTTAAATAAAGAAATTAATGCAGATGTTAGGCTTAACTTAAATAGGGATATTTATAAGGATTTGAATTTCAATTTGATGGTTGGGGCAGCAAATAGAAACGAGAAGAGTAACAGTAAATTTGCAAGTACGGACGGAGGACTTTTGGTTACTGGAATATATAATCTAGGTAATTCCGCAAAGCCGGCAACCGTAAATAATAGAACATCGGAGAAAGAGGTTAGCAGTGTGTTTAGCTCTGTTGAGTTTAACTTCAAAGATTATCTATATGCTACTCTAACGGGAAGAAATGATTGGTCTTCTACATTACCAAAAGATGATTGGTCTTTCTTTTATCCATCGGCCTCTACCAGTTTCATCTTTACAGATGCATTTAATATTAAGAACAAAATATTGACTTATGGTAAATTACGAGGTAGTTGGGCGAAAGTTGGGAACGATACACAACCCTACGCTTTGGATAGGTTTATTACTAGAAGTTCTAATGCCTTTAATGGGCAGCCAGTTGGCGGAATTGATAATGTAATTCCAGCAACAACATTGGTTCCTGAAGAATCAACTTCGTTTGAAGTTGGTGGAGAACTTTATTTGTTTGATTCTAAAGTAAAACTAGATGTGGCATATTACAAAAACGAATCTAGCAACCAACTAATACGTGTAGAGAACGCTTGGGAGAGAGGCGCACGATTCGCTTTTATCAATGCAGGAACTATAACCAATAAAGGAATAGAGGTAAAACTTGATATTACTCCTTTTGAAACTAAAGATTTTCGATGGGATGTAAATATGAACTGGTCTAGGAATAGAGGTACTGTTTCAGGCTTTCCTGAAGACCTTGTGGATTTTAAACATATTGCAGCCTGGTTCGGTCCTGAAATTAGAGCTACCAATGGTGAGCCTTATGGACACATTGTAGGATTTGAATATTTTAGAGATACGCAAGATGCCTTGGCGAATGTTCCAAATATGGCCGATGACTTCAATAATTTTGGCTATACAGCGGAAGACAACATTTATGGAACCGGGCAGATACTAACCAAAGATGGTTTTCCGATGCATAACCAATGGCGAGGAACTAGAGATCTAGGGGTTTCTGCACCTTTGGATTGGACAGCCGGAATAAGAAATAGTTTTAGATATAAAAACTTCAACTTAAATTTTCTTTTTGATCTTAGATATGGTGGTAAAATTATATCAACTACTTATCAATATATGTCGTTAAATGGTCTCAATCCAGAAAGTGCAGGTGATAATATAAATGGAGTAGCTGTCAGGGAAAGCACGGAAGATAATGGAGGATTTATTTTTGAGGGTATAGATGTAGAAACGGGCGAACCAAACACTACTGCGATTTCTACGCAAGATTTGTATGCCAATTTCAATTATCCTACTTCAGCTTTAATGAGAGATGCTACAAATATTAAGCTTAAGGAACTTTCCATAGGCTATCGTTTAGATAGAAAAGTTACCAAAAAGCTGGGACTAGCAGATGTAAACATATCATTAGTGGGAAGAAATTTATGGTTGATAAAGAACAATTTGGACGGAATTGATACCGAAACTGCAAATATGGGTAGTTTAAATAATGGGTCAGGATTTGAGACGGGATCACTACCTAATACCAAAAGTTTTGGAATGAATTTTTCAGTTAGTTTCTAA
- a CDS encoding SusD/RagB family nutrient-binding outer membrane lipoprotein has product MRYTNYIVAICLLFLSLQACTDNFEEINTNPNAQVVGSNESLLLGAEIAAARELLDNINSYNKGTAKWVQYYTNTTAPTDFIASNPREDFNDFWVYQNLVTQTIPLLERILDNTEETPQPNYRAVALVLKGWIYGNMTELWGPIPFSDAQFGEVSEEEQYNKPKFDTQEEILKEVLNILEEANNTFDLSGDPGVAMNPESDAYAGGDIMKWKKFANSLQVRLLMRISDADAGFAKTKLETIFGNPATYPILESNDDNFGMTWETTIGSYSDPFAQYIESNTNSPIAITGFVNTLGDLSDPRMKALIAPASGYSEGDTYVGLPPAFDEDNPSGFTRIALDSVSQLSNKFTEAQQRNIMTYSELMLIKAEAETKNINTGSTAAENYENGIVAHMQELDVDQSDIDTYLASPEITFDTGRALEQIITQRYISQFGQSINTFSMIRRTGMPTLDFFDIGINKEKGYPVRVGYPRETMQNFNQANFEAAIQGVVIIDNVFGDNLWFAQNAPVVQMVPTIQSGPVLYSY; this is encoded by the coding sequence ATGAGATATACAAATTATATAGTGGCTATTTGCCTCCTGTTTTTGTCACTGCAGGCTTGTACCGACAACTTCGAGGAAATCAATACGAACCCCAACGCCCAGGTAGTTGGCAGCAATGAAAGTTTATTGTTAGGAGCTGAAATAGCAGCTGCACGTGAGCTTCTTGATAATATTAATAGCTATAATAAGGGAACTGCAAAATGGGTGCAGTATTATACAAATACTACCGCTCCTACGGATTTTATAGCTTCCAATCCTAGAGAAGATTTCAATGATTTTTGGGTGTATCAGAATTTAGTAACCCAGACTATTCCGTTATTGGAGCGAATATTAGATAATACTGAGGAAACCCCTCAACCCAACTATAGAGCGGTAGCATTGGTGTTAAAGGGGTGGATATATGGCAATATGACTGAATTATGGGGACCTATTCCGTTTTCGGATGCTCAGTTTGGAGAAGTTTCTGAAGAAGAACAATATAACAAGCCGAAATTTGATACCCAAGAGGAAATTTTAAAAGAGGTGCTCAATATTTTGGAAGAAGCAAATAACACTTTTGATTTATCCGGAGATCCTGGTGTAGCCATGAACCCTGAAAGTGATGCCTATGCAGGTGGAGATATAATGAAATGGAAAAAATTTGCTAATTCCTTACAAGTGCGCCTATTAATGAGAATTTCTGATGCAGATGCAGGCTTTGCCAAAACTAAACTTGAGACAATTTTTGGTAACCCCGCTACTTATCCAATTTTGGAGAGTAATGATGATAATTTTGGTATGACTTGGGAAACAACAATTGGGTCATATTCAGATCCCTTTGCACAGTATATAGAAAGTAATACAAATTCACCAATCGCAATTACAGGCTTTGTAAACACACTTGGGGACTTAAGTGATCCTAGAATGAAGGCTCTTATTGCTCCGGCTTCTGGCTATTCAGAAGGGGATACTTATGTAGGTCTTCCTCCAGCTTTCGATGAGGACAATCCAAGTGGTTTTACTCGAATAGCATTAGATTCGGTAAGTCAACTATCCAATAAATTTACAGAAGCTCAACAGCGAAATATAATGACTTATTCGGAGTTGATGTTGATTAAAGCGGAAGCGGAAACAAAAAATATCAACACAGGGAGTACTGCGGCTGAGAATTATGAAAATGGAATTGTGGCTCATATGCAAGAACTTGATGTTGATCAATCAGACATAGATACGTACTTAGCGTCTCCTGAAATCACTTTTGATACTGGTAGGGCTTTAGAACAAATAATTACCCAACGTTATATTTCGCAGTTTGGGCAAAGTATCAATACGTTCTCAATGATTAGAAGAACAGGTATGCCAACATTGGATTTTTTCGATATCGGAATAAATAAAGAGAAGGGGTATCCGGTCAGAGTAGGCTATCCTAGAGAAACAATGCAAAATTTCAACCAAGCAAATTTTGAAGCGGCTATTCAGGGTGTGGTAATAATCGATAATGTTTTTGGAGATAACTTGTGGTTTGCACAAAATGCCCCCGTAGTGCAAATGGTTCCAACTATTCAAAGTGGACCAGTTCTATATAGTTATTAG